The following proteins are co-located in the Vigna angularis cultivar LongXiaoDou No.4 chromosome 2, ASM1680809v1, whole genome shotgun sequence genome:
- the LOC108328251 gene encoding subtilisin-like protease Glyma18g48580 translates to MGRSIFLLQLILSSFLLFTFLLEAVPGNRKLYIVYLGAHSHGANPTSVDLQIATDSHYHLLASVLGSEEKAKEAVIYSYNRHINGFAAMLEEEEAADIAKKPNVVSVFLSKKHKLHTTRSWEFLGLHRNGKNSAWQKGNFGENTIIANIDTGVWPESESFSDEGYGPVPSKWRGGNVCQFNSFLSNKTKLCNRKLIGARFFKEAYEAYNGPLVTQLQTARDLMGHGTHTLSTAGGNFVPGASVFAVGNGTAKGGSPRARVAAYKVCWDRADPSGCYGADMLSAFDQAIDDGVDLINLSVGGFHDVSPEGILTDEVSIGAFHAISNNILLVASAGNDGPASGSVVNVAPWVFTIAASTIDRDFSSTLTINNNKQIEGASLFVDLPPNQAFSLILSTDAKLPTATFRDAQLCRAGTLDPRKVNGKIVSCSREKIKSVAEGQEALSAGAKGMVVRNQPQQGTTLEAEPHVFTAVGASNPHPHPKPKLFTNHTESTEFQIADTDPFKSGATIKLSPARTLFGRKPAPVMASFSSRGPNKMLPAILKPDVTAPGVDILAAYSEYASASTLLTDKRRGFKFNVMQGTSMSCPHVTGIAGLIKTRYPKWSPAAIKSAIMTTATTLDNTKRKIHDGFVKTVADPFAYGSGHVQPDLAIDPGLVYDLGLTDYLNFLCASGYNQQLISALNYHKTFICSGTHTVTDLNYPSITLPNLGLKAVTIPRTVTNVGPPSTYTASVQLLGYNITVVPSSLTFSKTGEKKTFKVTVQASSKTKRRTYEFGELRWTDGKHIVRSPITVKRR, encoded by the exons ATGGGCAGatccatttttcttcttcagctTATACTTTCCTCATTTCTCCTTTTCACTTTCTTGCTGGAAGCTGTTCCTGGCAACAGAAAG ttatatattgtatatttgGGAGCTCATTCCCATGGTGCCAACCCCACTTCCGTTGATCTCCAAATTGCTACCGATTCTCATTATCATTTATTGGCTTCAGTCCTGGGGAg TGAAGAGAAAGCGAAAGAAGCAGTAATTTACTCATACAACAGACACATAAATGGGTTTGCAGCGATGCTGGAAGAGGAAGAAGCAGCAGATATTGCCA AAAAGCCTAACGTGGTGTCAGTGTTCTTGAGCAAAAAACATAAACTGCACACTACCCGTTCATGGGAATTTCTTGGACTACACAGAAATGGTAAGAACTCCGCATGGCAAAAGGGAAACTTTGGTGAAAATACAATAATCGCAAACATCGACACAG GTGTTTGGCCAGAGTCAGAGAGCTTCAGTGATGAAGGATATGGTCCCGTTCCCTCCAAATGGCGTGGGGGTAATGTCTGTCAATTTAACAGTTTTTTAAGCAACAAGACAAAACTATGCAacag AAAGCTGATAGGGGCAAGATTCTTCAAAGAAGCTTACGAGGCATATAACGGTCCACTTGTTACCCAGCTGCAAACAGCGCGTGACCTCATGGGACATGGGACCCACACCTTATCAACAGCTGGGGGCAATTTCGTCCCAGGCGCCAGTGTATTTGCTGTGGGTAATGGCACCGCAAAGGGTGGGTCCCCGAGAGCACGAGTTGCAGCGTACAAAGTGTGTTGGGATCGGGCGGACCCATCCGGTTGTTACGGCGCGGATATGTTGTCTGCTTTCGACCAAGCCATCGACGACGGTGTCGATCTCATAAATCTTTCAGTTGGTGGATTTCACGACGTGAGCCCCGAAGGAATACTCACCGACGAGGTTTCCATTGGAGCCTTCCATGCGATTTCTAACAACATACTTTTAGTAGCCTCTGCAGGAAACGATGGACCAGCTTCTGGTTCTGTGGTAAACGTTGCACCTTGGGTCTTCACCATTGCTGCTAGCACCATAGACAGAGACTTTAGCAGCACTTTAACcatcaacaacaataaacaaatcGAG GGAGCGAGTCTTTTTGTAGATTTGCCACCGAATCAGGCCTTTTCGCTGATCCTCTCCACCGATGCTAAACTCCCTACTGCTACGTTTCGGGATGC TCAACTGTGTAGAGCAGGAACACTGGATCCCAGAAAAGTGAATGGGAAAATAGTGTCATGCAGTCGCGAAAAGATAAAATCTGTTGCGGAGGGTCAGGAGGCTCTATCTGCAGGTGCAAAGGGAATGGTTGTGAGAAATCAACCGCAACAGGGAACTACACTTGAAGCTGAGCCCCATGTTTTCACTGCTGTGGGCGCATCTAACCCTCATCCCCACCCCAAaccaaaattatttacaaatcaCACTGAATCTACAGAATTTCAAATAGCTGACAC GGACCCTTTTAAATCAGGTGCTACCATAAAATTGTCTCCAGCAagaacattatttggaagaaagCCAGCTCCAGTTATGGCTTCATTCTCATCTAGGGGACCCAATAAGATGCTGCCAGCAATTCTCAAG CCAGATGTGACTGCGCCTGGTGTGGACATACTTGCTGCCTACTCAGAATATGCAAGTGCATCAACCTTGCTAACAGACAAACGTCGTGGATTTAAATTCAACGTAATGCAAGGAACTTCCATGTCTTGCCCTCATGTTACTGGCATCGCTGGACTTATCAAAACACGTTATCCTAAATGGAGCCCTGCTGCTATAAAGTCAGCAATCATGACCACAG CAACCACACTTGACaacactaaaagaaaaatacatgaCGGGTTTGTGAAAACAGTGGCAGATCCCTTTGCTTATGGTTCAGGACATGTTCAACCTGACCTTGCCATAGATCCCGGCCTCGTTTACGATCTAGGCCTCACTGATTACTTGAACTTCTTATGCGCTTCTGGATACAACCAACAACTCATTTCTGCTCTCAATTACCATAAAACTTTCATTTGTTCAGGCACTCACACTGTAACAGATTTGAACTACCCTTCAATCACATTGCCAAATCTAGGCTTAAAAGCTGTAACCATTCCTCGCACAGTAACAAATGTTGGGCCACCAAGCACATACACAGCCAGCGTCCAATTGCTTGGATATAACATTACCGTTGTGCCAAGTTCCTTGACTTTCAGCAAAACTGGTGAAAAGAAGACATTCAAGGTTACTGTGCAGGCAAGCAGTAAAACAAAGCGGAGAACCTATGAATTTGGGGAATTGCGATGGACAGATGGAAAACATATAGTAAGGAGTCCTATTACAGTAAAACGCAGATAA